A portion of the Salminus brasiliensis chromosome 11, fSalBra1.hap2, whole genome shotgun sequence genome contains these proteins:
- the nars2 gene encoding asparaginyl-tRNA synthetase isoform X2 has product MLISTLTLFRRAASASWLCPCVIGSKQHYCSSARKIRIRDALSSLETGSNIRIQGWVRSVRSQKNHLFLHVSDGSSLTPLQVVANSDLNTRGLTFGCAVDITGSLEKSPRQNQSVELQARHVEVVGECNPVDFPFKIKERHSLEYIRQFPHLRCRTNAFSSLLRIRSEAAAAVHSYFRDNGFVQIHTPIITSNDCEGAGELFQVEPAGNEHSLDKENPHFFSVPSYLTVSGQLHLEVMTGAFPSVYTFGPTFRAENSQSRRHLAEFYMVEAEISFTESLEDLIKLMEDLFKTSTEHLLSHCAEDVELFHKYVSPGHREKVDLILKRNFHVISYTEAIDILTRSSQQFIFKPEWGSDLQTEHEKFLVKHCGEVPVFVTDYPYDLKPFYARDNQDEPQHTY; this is encoded by the exons ATGCTAATAAGCACGTTAACGTTATTCCGCAGAGCTGCTTCTGCATCATGGTTGTGTCCGTGTGTCATTGGCAGTAAACAGCACTACTGCAGCTCTGCTAGGAAAATTAGGATCCGGGATGCTCTGTCCAGCCTGGAAACTGGCTCTAACATCAGAATACAG GGCTGGGTTCGTTCTGTCAgatcacagaagaaccatctcTTTCTACACGTGAGTGATGGAAGCTCCTTGACACCTCTCCAAGTAGTAGCCAACTCAGACCTAAATACTAG AGGACTTACATTTGGCTGTGCTGTTGACATTACTGGGAGCTTGGAAAAGAGCCCCAGACAAAACCAGAGTGTGGAGTTACAAGCCAGGCACGTTGAAGTGGTCGGGGAGTGCAATCCTGTG GACTTTCCTTTTAAGATCAAGGAACGCCATTCTCTGGAGTACATCAGACAGTTTCCTCACCTGAGGTGCCGAACCAATGCTTTCAGCTCCCTACTCAGGATACGCAGTGAAGCCGCTGCTGCCGTCCACTCATACTTCAGG GACAATGGCTTTGTGCAGATCCACACGCCTATAATTACTTCAAATGACTGCGAAGGAGCAGGAGAACTCTTCCAGGTTGAA CCTGCAGGCAACGAACACAGCTTGGATAAAGAAAATCCTCATTTTTTCTCGGTGCCCTCCTATCTCACTGTCTCTGGGCAGCTGCACCTGGAAGTAATGACAGG AGCTTTTCCGTCTGTCTACACGTTTGGCCCAACATTTCGAGCAGAGAATTCCCAGAGCAGGAGGCACCTGGCCGAGTTTTATATGGTGGAGGCAGAAATCTCCTTCACAGAGTCCCTGGAGGACCTTATAAAG CTCATGGAGGATCTGTTCAAGACTAGCACAGAGCATCTGCTTTCTCACTGTGCAGAGGATGTGGAGCTATTTCACAAATACGTCTCACCTGGTCACAGG GAAAAAGTGGACCTCATTCTGAAAAGAAACTTTCATGT CATTTCTTATACAGAGGCAATAGACATTCTGACTCGCAGTTCCCAGCAGTTTATCTTCAAACCAGAG TGGGGCAGTGATCTTCAAACAGAGCATGAGAAGTTCCTAGTTAAGCATTGTGGGGAGGTTCCAGTCTTTGTAACTGATTACCCCTATGATCTGAAGCCTTTTTACGCAAGAGACAACCAGGACGAACCTCAACACACG TACTAA
- the nars2 gene encoding asparaginyl-tRNA synthetase isoform X1, whose protein sequence is MLISTLTLFRRAASASWLCPCVIGSKQHYCSSARKIRIRDALSSLETGSNIRIQGWVRSVRSQKNHLFLHVSDGSSLTPLQVVANSDLNTRGLTFGCAVDITGSLEKSPRQNQSVELQARHVEVVGECNPVDFPFKIKERHSLEYIRQFPHLRCRTNAFSSLLRIRSEAAAAVHSYFRDNGFVQIHTPIITSNDCEGAGELFQVEPAGNEHSLDKENPHFFSVPSYLTVSGQLHLEVMTGAFPSVYTFGPTFRAENSQSRRHLAEFYMVEAEISFTESLEDLIKLMEDLFKTSTEHLLSHCAEDVELFHKYVSPGHREKVDLILKRNFHVISYTEAIDILTRSSQQFIFKPEWGSDLQTEHEKFLVKHCGEVPVFVTDYPYDLKPFYARDNQDEPQHTAAAVDLLVPVVGELCGGSLREERPELLKTRLARAGLEDTYAWYLQLRQFGSVPHGGFGMGFERYLQCVLGVDNIKDTIPFARSSRSCLL, encoded by the exons ATGCTAATAAGCACGTTAACGTTATTCCGCAGAGCTGCTTCTGCATCATGGTTGTGTCCGTGTGTCATTGGCAGTAAACAGCACTACTGCAGCTCTGCTAGGAAAATTAGGATCCGGGATGCTCTGTCCAGCCTGGAAACTGGCTCTAACATCAGAATACAG GGCTGGGTTCGTTCTGTCAgatcacagaagaaccatctcTTTCTACACGTGAGTGATGGAAGCTCCTTGACACCTCTCCAAGTAGTAGCCAACTCAGACCTAAATACTAG AGGACTTACATTTGGCTGTGCTGTTGACATTACTGGGAGCTTGGAAAAGAGCCCCAGACAAAACCAGAGTGTGGAGTTACAAGCCAGGCACGTTGAAGTGGTCGGGGAGTGCAATCCTGTG GACTTTCCTTTTAAGATCAAGGAACGCCATTCTCTGGAGTACATCAGACAGTTTCCTCACCTGAGGTGCCGAACCAATGCTTTCAGCTCCCTACTCAGGATACGCAGTGAAGCCGCTGCTGCCGTCCACTCATACTTCAGG GACAATGGCTTTGTGCAGATCCACACGCCTATAATTACTTCAAATGACTGCGAAGGAGCAGGAGAACTCTTCCAGGTTGAA CCTGCAGGCAACGAACACAGCTTGGATAAAGAAAATCCTCATTTTTTCTCGGTGCCCTCCTATCTCACTGTCTCTGGGCAGCTGCACCTGGAAGTAATGACAGG AGCTTTTCCGTCTGTCTACACGTTTGGCCCAACATTTCGAGCAGAGAATTCCCAGAGCAGGAGGCACCTGGCCGAGTTTTATATGGTGGAGGCAGAAATCTCCTTCACAGAGTCCCTGGAGGACCTTATAAAG CTCATGGAGGATCTGTTCAAGACTAGCACAGAGCATCTGCTTTCTCACTGTGCAGAGGATGTGGAGCTATTTCACAAATACGTCTCACCTGGTCACAGG GAAAAAGTGGACCTCATTCTGAAAAGAAACTTTCATGT CATTTCTTATACAGAGGCAATAGACATTCTGACTCGCAGTTCCCAGCAGTTTATCTTCAAACCAGAG TGGGGCAGTGATCTTCAAACAGAGCATGAGAAGTTCCTAGTTAAGCATTGTGGGGAGGTTCCAGTCTTTGTAACTGATTACCCCTATGATCTGAAGCCTTTTTACGCAAGAGACAACCAGGACGAACCTCAACACACG gcagctgctgtagacctcttGGTGCCCGTTGTGGGGGAGCTGTGTGGTGGTTCTCTCAGAGAGGAAAGACCAGAGCTATTAAAGACTCGGCTAGCTCG GGCTGGACTGGAGGACACATATGCATG gTATTTGCAGCTGAGACAGTTCGGCTCAGTCCCTCATGGTGGCTTTGGGATGGGCTTCGAGAGGTACCTGCAGTGTGTTTTAGGAGTCGACAACATCAAAGACACTATTCCATTTGCACGCTCTTCACGCTCCTGCCTTCTATGA